Within Bdellovibrionales bacterium, the genomic segment AAGACCCTTGTTGATCATCCAAGCGATGAGGCCCACCGCAACGCCAAACTTCAAAAGTTTTGTTAAGAAAGCCTTGGTCTGGGTCTCCATTGCGCTCCCTTTGAGAAAAGTTGACAGGTCCCCGCATTTGACCCATTACTACTTTGGTTTCAATCACTTGCCAAGGGGAGAACCATGGAGATTGCGATCATTGGAACCGGTTACGTGGGCCTGGTAGCTGGAGTCTGTTTTGCTGATGCTGGGCATCAAGTAACCTGTATCGACTCCAATCGAGAGAAAATCGCGACTCTTTTAGAGGGCAAATTGCCGTTTTTCGAACCTGGCTTGGGTGACTTGTTTCACAGAAACTACAAACGAATGAAGTTTGTATTTGAGGTGGGAGAGGCCTCAAGCAAAGCCGAGATCCTATTTGTGGCGGTCGGCACCCCAGAGGAAGAGGATGGCAGTGCTGACCTGTCTTTCACTTTTGAGGTATTGAAACAGATTTGCCAGGCCCCTCAAAAACCAAAAATTGTCGTTCTCAAAAGCACTGTGCCCGTTGGCACAGCTCAACGGGCACAGGCCTTTTGCGACGCCCATTCAGCAAGTGCTATTGAGATAGTGAGCAATCCAGAGTTTTTGAAACAGGGAGGCGCAGTTGATGATTTTATGAATCCTGATCGGGTCGTTATCGGTTGCCGAAGCGAAGAGGCAAAAATAACTTTGGAAAGGCTCTATGAACCGTTCTTGAAAAATGGCAATCCCATCATGTTTATGGATAATTCCTCGGCCGAGATGACCAAATATGCTGCCAATTCCTTTCTTGCTTTGAAAATAAGCTTCATCAATGAACTGGCCCTCCTCTCAGATAAGGTCGGAGCGGATATCAATCAGGTGAGAAGGGGCTTTTCTTCTGACAGCCGAATAAATCCAGCCTTTTTCGAGCCCGGAATTGGCTATGGCGGCAGCTGCTTTCCCAAGGACCTCCGTGCGCTCCTACACACAGGGCGTGAGCACAAATTGGAAATGAAATTGCTTAAAGCTGCTGACGAAGTGAATGAAAGGCAAAAATCGGTTTTGGTCCAAAGACTTAAGCATCGTCTCGAGGACCTTAACGAGAGGCGTATTGCCATTTGGGGACTTAGTTTTAAGCCAAACACCGATGATGTCCGCCGGGCCCCCTCCCTCAGCATTATTGAAGAGCTTGTGCGACTGGGTGCAAGCGTCTCGGCCTTTGATCCTGTCGCAATGAAAAATGCCAAACTCGCATGCAAGGTATTTTTTGAGGCCGCTGAATCGGCTCAGGATGCCGCCAGAGGATCTGACGCTTTGCTTCTCATTACAGAATGGAATGAGTTCAAAAGCGTCGATCTAAAAGAATTAAGGTCACTTTTAAAAATCCCCCTGATTTTTGATGGACGCAATATATTTGATCCGACAAAAATGAAGAAACTCGGCATTGAATACTATGGAATAGGACGTCAGTCTTTGGACCACTGAACCAGACTTAAGGCTAAGTTCGCTCCATTTTGTTGAGACCTCTTAACGCAAAAACTAAACTCTCAGCTGAACTTATAAAGGAGATCATCATGCAGAAACAAACAAAGAACTTCCTCGCCTCTTCTCTGATTTTTCTATTGTCTCTCATGGCTTACACACCCAAAGTCCAGGCGCTTGTACAGATTCGGGCAAACTACGGTTTACAAACAGTCAGCCCCGATCAGGTCGGGGCATTTCCAACTCTTTCTAAACTGACGGGGTTTGGAGGCGATCTCATTATCTCACCTCCCCTCTTCCCGTTAGCGTTTGGAATTCGACATGAAATCATGAAAGCCGAGGAATCAAATAGCTACGGAAAATTTAATCTCGATCTGACGCGAACCTCTGGACTGATCTCATTCCGACTGATTGATACTTTGATTTTTCTGGGAGCAATTGGAACTATCGGTGTTTCTCATAGCGGAGATCAAACCTTTGAAGTTATTGGAGTCGGAACCACCACCACCAAGAATGACATCAGTGGGTCCTATTCCGTCGGAGTCGAAGGTGGCATTAAGCTCGTGGGTTTTCTCGTGGGAGCTGAAGTCGGATATATGGGACTGAAGATTGGAGGGAGTGGGACTGAACAAAAACTCGATGGAGCTTACACAAAAGTCCATCTTGGTCTTGATTTCTAAGAAGGCGTTTTTTGAAAAGAGCCTCTTCAGATGAGAGGCTCTCCTCTTTGATCACTTCTCATATTCCAAATTTGTGGCGTTCCTCATCATCAACTCGGCTGATGATTCCACCTCTCAATTGAGGTCGATAAGCCAGTTGCTGGATATCATAAATAAAAGAAGAACCATTTAATCCCGCCGTTTGCCACTCAGGTCCCATTCTGACAGCATCAACCGGACAAGCCTCCTCACAAAAACCACAGAATACGCACCTCAAAATGTCAATTTCGTACTTCACAGGGTATTTTTCTACTGTGGGGTCCTCATGTTCAGCTGCTTGAATTGAAATACACTGTGCTGGGCAATTCGTTGCACACAACATGCAGGCTGTGCATCTCAAAGAGCCGTCCTTTTTGACGGTCAGCACGTGATTGCCCTTAAATCGCGGACTGTATTCGTAAACTTCCTCGGGATAATTGATCGTCGGCATTGCCTTTTTGTGAAAGAGATTTCTGATCATATATTTCAAAGTGAGCCAAAGCCCTCCGAAAATCCCAGGAATATACCAATGAGACAAAGCCCCCGGTTTTCTCACGATACTCATAACGGACCTCGTTGGTGGACGAAGAAGTTGGTCTTTTTCCAATTCAGCCCATCCTCATCCTGTTTGATGACTTCTTTCCTTCCAGACAAGAAAGTGACAACCTCAACCAAGGACAGTGCCTCAGGAACAATTGATGCGATTTTTTTGACAGACTGTACTTTGCCATTCGCATTGACATAGCTTCCGTCTTTCTCAAAAAAACTCTTCACTGGAATCTGCCACGTCGGCGTACTTGTCCGATTCAAAGCCTCACATTTCGCTGGCGAAAGCCACAACAGTTGCTTGACTTGACTGAACATCTCAATTTTCTTATCTAAATCAGAAAAAACTCCAGGATTTTCAGGACCAGCAACGACCAACATATCAATCTCTTTATTCTTCAACTTCCGCTCTAAATCCTGCCACTTGCCCATGAGCTTTTCTCGCGCGAGGAGCTGCTGAAGTCCCTTTGTGTTGGGATTACGGTCACCTCGAAAAAGAATTCCGTCAAATTCCTCCATTTTTTCAGGATTATTGACCCAATGGTAAATCTCTCGAGAACCTAAGTCCGCCAAAAAGTAGTTAAGAAGTGCAGAGTATTCTTCCTGACTGTACTGGCCAGTCAAAACAAGAGCTACCTTACCTGGAAAATTCGCCTGTATCGCCTGACGAATCATGACTCCAAACTCTCCGAGAACTTTAGCTGTGGACGTTTCAACCTTCGTGTGAGCACCATCCTTGACAACGACATATTCAAGGCGTGAAGGCCTGTTTAAATGTTTATAAATGTCGCGTCCCTGATCACACATCCAATAACCATTCACTTCAGGATTGTATTCGGGCTTCACCCTGAACAACCCCTCCTCGTTATAATAAATTTTGACATTGCAGCCAGTGGAACACCCCGTGCAGATGCTCTTTCCGTTCTTTAGATACCAAACCCTTTGCCTGAAACGAAAATCCTTAGCCGTCAGTGCCCCAACTGGACAAATATCAACCGTATTAAGTGAATAATTATTATTGAGGGGTTTATCCTCAAAAGTTCCAATTTCGGCCCTGTCACCACGATTGAAGATTCCTAGTTCATTTGTCTTCGTCACCTCAGAAGTGAATCGCACGCAACGCGAGCAAAGAATACATCTCTCAGAATCAAGAACGACCTTCTCCCCTAGGCTAACCACTTTGTGCTTTTTTACTTTCCGCTCGGCCATCTCAGGAGTGTATTTGCCAAATTCCATGTATTGATCTTGCAATCCACACTCCCCTGCCTGATCACAGATCGGACAGTCAAGTGGATGGTTAATCAAATGAAAATCAAGCCCCCAACGTACCGCCTCTTTCACCTTTTCTGATCGATTTGTCGCAACCATACCTTCGGTCACAGCGGTGTTGCAGGCTATCTGTAAGCGTGGGTTACCCTCTATCTCTACCATACACAATCGGCAAACACCGCAACACTCAGAGCAGGATGCCAGCAGTAGTGAGCAATGCTCGCATCTGCCTGCTTTGAAGGCCTCGATCAACTTAGAACCCTCTTTTACTTCAATTTCAATTCCATTAATTTTACATTTGGGCATGGAGTGAACCTCTTACTTTCGAACGCCCTTCTCGGACATAAAATTCAAATTCGTCCCGAAATTTATTAACAAAGCTGATCGCGGGCATCGCCGCCGCATCACTCAAAGCGCAAATTGTTCGACCCATCATCTGTTGTGACACTCTCAATACAAGATCAATGTCTTGCAACCGACCCTCACCACTCACAATACTATTCACAATCTTATGTAGCCAGCCAGTTCCCTCACGGCATGGAGTGCACTGACCACAAGATTCGTGATGGTAAAAGTGCATAATGACTTTGAGCAGATCAACCATGCAGTTTGAATCATCGATGACGATGACGGCACCTGAACCTAACATTGATCCCATGCCTTGCAGACATTCGTAGTCCATGGTTGCCCGCTGCGCTTCCTCAGCCGTTAGCACCGGAGCAGACGAGCCACCTGGAATGACAGCCTTCAATTCTCGACCGGAAATCAGGCCACCACATTCATTATTGATTAAATCGATCAAAGGATATCCTAATGAAACCTCGTAGACGCCCGGTTTTTTCACATTTCCGCTGACTGAAAATATCTTTGTTCCGGGTGACTTTTCAGTGCCAAATTTCCGGTAGGCCTGAGCCCCATCTCTCATGATCGGAACTACCGCCGCCAGCGTCTCAACATTGTTGACTATTGTTGGCTTAGCTAAATAACCCTGAACCGCTGGGAATGGGGGTTTCAATTTCGGTTGGCCCTTTTTTCCTTCAAGAGAAGAAATCATTCCCGTTTCTTCTCCACAGATATAAGCACCAGCTCCCGAATAAACATCTAAATCATGGTCAAAACCAGAGCCCAGAATATTTTTACCCAAGAATCCCGCTTTATAGGCTTCTGCTATCGCCTTTTCAACAGTCCGAATACACATTCGGTATTCGCCGCGGATATACACATAGGATTTCCTTTGAGCCAATGGCAAAGGCTGAAATAATCATGCCCTCAATCAGTTGGTGAGGAGCTCTTGATAACATTGCCCGATCTTTGAAAGTGCCCGGCTCCCCTTCGTCCGCATTACAAAGCAGATACCTCTCTTCTCCGTTTGCAGGAAGAAAACCCCATTTCATTCCCGTTGGAAAACCGGCCCCTCCTCGGCCTCTGAGACCCGAAGCCTTGACCTCGTCAATGATGGCCTTAGGACTTAACTTCAAAGCCTTTGATAGCACCTCGTATCCACCGTATTTTTGATAGCCTTGGATCCCAATAAATTCATCTTTGTCGTAATGCTGAGTGAGAAGCTTGATTTCCATCAGTTCATTCCAATTCTCGCAGAATCTTGACTGCTTTGTCTGGGGTGAGATTTTCGTGGTAGTCGTCATTGACTTGCATCATGGGCGCCGTCCCGCAAGATCCGAGGCATTCAACCCGTGTGACAGTATATCGCCCATCTGGACTCATCCCATCATCACCGATATTAAGGGACTTTACCAAGTGGTCAGCCAACTCACGTCCACCGTTCATCGCACATGAGATGTTGCAGCAGACCTGGACATGAAACCTACCGACAGGCTCCTGATTGAACATTGTATAAAAACTCGATACTTCGTGAACCCAACGTTCAGGAACATCCATTATTTTTGCCAGATAAGCTATGCTCTCCGGACTTACCCAACCACCATTTTCTTCTTGGATTTTGAAAAGGCAAGGAATGATCGCTGATCGCTTTGTCTCATATCGCTTCATTTCCTTATTAACGAATTCAAGGCCATCCTTTGAAAGTTCAAACATATTGCAGACTCCTTAGCGATCCAATTCACCCGCGATTAGATTTTGACTACCCAATATGGCGATGACATCAGCCACCTGACCACCGGTCACCTGCTCCACAAACGACTGGTAAATAGCAAAACAAGGGGGACGAACCTTCAACCGATAGGGATTGGCGCTTCCATCGCTGATGAGCCAAAATCCCAATTCTCCGTTTGCTGCCTCGGTTGCATCGTAGATCTCACCAACGGGAGGACGCAGTCCTTTGATCACGAGCATAAAATGATTCATAAGACCTTCGATATTTCCATAAACGTCTTTTTTCTCAGGGAGAGTTATGCCTCTGTCTCTCACTGTGTAATCGCCGCCTGGAACATTCTTTGCGACTTGTTCGATAATCCTCAGGGACTCCCTCATTTCGGCAACCCGCACCAAGTATCGATCATAGACATCGCCATTGGTCCCAATTGGAATTTGAAAATCAAGAGTCTCATAGCCATAATAAGGAGTCGCTTTGCGCAAATCCAGACTGACACCCGCGGCCCGCAAACAAGGCCCTGTGTATCCCCATTCAATTGCGTTCTCGGCCGTTATCGCGCCCACATCACGGGTTCTTTTAATCCAAATTTTATTCCCAGTGAGGAGGATATCAAGATCATCTACTCCTTTGCGCATCTCTTTGCAAAATTGCAAAACCTCATCAAACCACCCCTCAGGGGCATCCTGGGCCATGCCACCTATCCGGGTCAGTGCAACCGTCAAACGAGCCCCACAAAGTTTTTCAAAAAGAGTATAGACCTTTTCCCGATAGGTAAAGAGATGAAAGAAACCAGTCAATGCCCCTAGATCAACCGCATTTGCCCCAATGCACACAAGGTGGTCGATGATGCGAGACAACTCAGCCAAAATAATTCGCATCGCTTGAGCGCGAGGTGGAATTTCCACGTTCATCATTTTTTCAACAGCTTTACAATAGCCGATATTGTTCATCGGAGCCGAGCAATAATTGAGACGGTCCGTGAAGGGTATCACTTGATTATAGGGATGCGTTTCAGCCATCTTCTCAAAACATCGATGAAGGTAGCCCAACTCAACGCCAGCTCGGTGAACTTTTTCTCCGTCCAAGGCCGCCATCACCCGAAGTGTCCCATGTGTTGCAGGATGGGAAGGTCCAATGTTCAGGGGCACTAAATCGCGACCGTCATCTTTGTAACGATCATCATTATCGAAATGGATGGGCATTGCCTCTGTGCAATGTTGCTGTCTATCTGCTGGGTAGTCCTTGCGCAGAGGGTGTCCAACAAACTGATGATGAACAAGAATACGACGAAGGTTGGGGTGGCCCGCAAAACGGACCCCGTACATATCATAAATTTCACGTTCAAACCAATCGGCGCATTTCCAAATTGAAATCACTGAGTCAATTGACTCATCCTCGCCAACCTGAGTTTTCAATCGACAGCGACTGAAGTCTTTGGAAGAAAACAACTCGTAAACTATTTCAAATCGTCGTTTGCGCTCAGGAAAGTCAGCGCCAGCCACTTGCATCAAGAAATCAAAACGCCCTGAACTCTTTAGATGCTCTAAGACAGACAAGATTTGACCCTTAGGAAGGGACAGCACATTGTTGCCATAGACGTAGGAATATTCAAAAGTGTTTTCGACAAATTTCTTGCTTAGATCCGCACGTAAAGTTTCGATTATATTCATACCAATTACCTATAACTCCCAGGAACCCAGTTATCTCTCCAGGGCCGAGGGGCACCATCCGAAATCATTTTTTGTATCACCATCACTCCGTCAAGAACTGCTTCGGGCGTCGGGGGGCAACCCGGAACGTAGACATCCACAGGAACCACCTTGTCTACGCCCTGCAAAACATGATAGGCGCGATAAAAACCACCTGAAGAAGCACAGGCACCCATCGCGATGACATATTTAGGCTCCAACATCTGCTCATAGACCCGAGAAATAATCGGGGCCATCTTTTCGGTAATTGTTCCAGCCACCAGCAAGAGATCTGCCTGACGGGGAGAAAAACGCACAACCTCAGCTCCAAACCGAGCCAAGTCGTAGCGCGGACCCATAACCGACATCAATTCAATTCCACAGCAGGCAGTTCCGTAGGGCATGGGCCAAAGTGAATTCCGACGTCCCCAGGCAATGATTTTATCTATCTGAGTTGTAAAGGCAAAGGAACGAGTCGCTTCAACAAGCTCCCGATCCATCTGCCGCGTGGCAACCGCTGATTGAGCCATACTCACTCCTCTCTCTCTCCTCCTTCAAAAACGGCGAGATTTTGCCGAAATGTGCTTGATCAAAAACAATCAAGAAGAAGGAACCAAGTTATCTGCAACAGAAGTTGATTGAAGAAGACCAGCAACGACAAACGCGTTCATTAAGACTGAATTGCTAATCTTCCTAAGCCTTTAAGGTACTAACACCCTTCGCATATGGAGTCACGATCAATAGAATTCCCGAACTCATCAGGATCATTTTGTCCCTCACCTGTCCCGATGAAACTCCCTCTTCAATTGATAACGTTATGCATTAATGTTTTGTCGATAGGAGGCCAACTCGGCCTTCCAAATATTTTGCTCTGCTTCAAAATCGGACCAGTTTTTGTCTCTCGCCTGGTTTCAATTTGAAACCAGGCGAAGGTTATAGATAGAATTTCTCATAACGAAACTGGCGGTCTCGCCTGAGTTTGAATTCCGCGGCAGAAAGCTCTCCAAAGGACTGAGAGCCAAAGCCCTGAGAGATCGTCAAAACACCTATGGAGGGGGAAATATGAAAGCAGCTCTTTTTTCCACAATACTGTGGAGCTTCACGGCATGGGCCTCTGGGCCAACGGGTGATTACCTTGTCCAAATATCGCCCGAACTCAGATCTCAACCCTTAAGAATATTTAGCTTCATTCCTGCGGGAACAAAGATAGAAGATCTGGGATTGAACAATTGGGTTCGGATTCAAACGCCTGCAAACAGTCTGTCTGGTTTTGATATTGAGGCCCTGCGACAAAATCCAGACATCGTGAATGTCCAGCCCAATTATCGAATCAGCTTGCTTGAAACCTTTCACGTTAAACCTTCAAGCCGGCTCCAGCTGATAAGGCTAACCGCAGAAAAATTCTTTGGCGGCTCCCTTCTTCCTTTTCCCTCTCCTGAAACAGACCAGGATCGGAACGAAGTTGGAGCTTCAGGTCGAATTGCCGACAATCCTCCCATTCCCATCACAGGAAGCGGAGGTGCCGGAAACGATAATCTCTATGATAGACAATGGGGCATGAACAGTATGGGAGTGGTAGAGGCGTGGAAAATTAAACCGGCCACACAGTCCATCACAGTTGCTGTCATTGACACGGGAGTTGACTACACGCATGAAGATCTTGTCGATAATATTTGGAAAAATCCAGGCGAAACTGGAACAGACTCCCAAGGGAGGGATAAATCCAGTAACGGCCTTGATGATGACAACAACGGATATATTGACGATGTCGTTGGATGGGATTTTGCTTCAAATGATAATAAGCCGTTCGATCTCACTGTTCCTCCGACCGATCTTCTTTTTGGTGGTGGAAACCCCGGACATGGGACACATGTTGCGGGTTGCGTAGCTGCACGATCGTCCAATGGAAAGGGTGTTGTTGGAGTTGCCGACAACAACATTAAAATCATGGCATTGCGCTTCTTAACTGAAAAGGGACAGGGGACGACAGCCGATGCGATAAAGGCAATCCGCTACGCCGTCGACAACGGGGCACTTGTCTCAAACAACTCTTGGGGATCCGAAGGCGAGGATCCGGCCGAGTCAACTGAAAACAAAGCCTTGCGAGATGCTATCGCCTATTCCGAATCAAAGGGAAGTTTGTTCATTGCAGCCGCAGGAAATGGACACAACGGAGTCGGCTACAACAATGATACGGACTCTCTACCAGGCTATCCCGCCAGCTATCCAGACGACATTATCATCAGCGTCGCTGCAATTGATAAAAATGACAGCCTCGGCAGTTTTTCAAACTGGGGAGCTAAGTCAGTCGATATTGCGGCTCCTGGGGTTGCGGTGTTCTCAACAATGGTTGGCAACAAATACAATGATCTCGTCATCGATCTTTTTGGAATCAAGGCCACCTGGGATGGGACTTCGATGGCTTCTCCTCACGTTGCTGGTGCTGCTGCCCTCTACTGGTCGAGAAACCCAACCAAAACTTGGAAGGAAGTCAAAAACGCCATTCTTCAAAACACTCAAAGTGTACCTGCTCTTGGCGGCAAAGTGTCTTCCGGCGGAAAGCTGGACATTCGCAGTTTAATGAATCACTAAATGAAATCGTCAAAGAGTCCCGTCATCAAACGGGACTCTTGATTCGCAAAATGCTCTCCACCCAATAATCATGTTGACCTCTGATCTCGGTCAAATTAGCCATTATAGAGTGGCCTTTGAAAAGTTGTAAAATTGAAACAAAAGCTGAATTCTCAGCTGGTTGTCGCTATGCATGGAGATCACTTGCAGACCTCTGAACAGACCCAGCGCCCTTTATCGCCATCAGAGAGAGAGGCTGATGAACACCTGCTTTTGAATCGCCCTTTCTTTTACTATTTCTCCAAGAATTGGCGTGTTTTCTCTTTGGGATTGGTCACCTTGTTTTTTACAAATCTCTTTGATGCTTTGCCCCCATACATCATCGGTCTCGCCATCGATCAGATTTCACAGCAGGCCGGATGGCAAACTCTTGCTCGAACGGTTGCCTTCTTAGTTGCAACAGCTCTGTTCTTGGCCCTGTTTAGATACCTGTGGCGAGTTTTCTGGGGCAAATTCCACCATGGAGTTGCGGAAGATCTTCGCAATCGTGCCTTCGATAAATTTTTGGATCTTGGCCCCAGCTTCTACCAAAGACGTTCTGTCGGCGATTTAATGAGCTTGATCACCAACGATGTCAATTCCTTCCGCATGGCGATCGGACCTGGGACGCTCGTCATAGCTGATGCTCTTTTTATTCTCCTCATTGTGCCGCCTCTGATGATGTCGCTGTCGGTCTCATGGACCTGGAAGACCTTAATTCTCATGCCGATCGTACCTCCCTTGGTGGCTCGCATCCTCAAGCTTATCTACGAAAATTTCAGTCAGCAGCAAGAACGATTTGCTGCGATGTCAGGGGCAGCCCAGGAAATTGTTTCTGGTATCCGCGTTATTAAAAGTTACGCCCAAGAGATCAATCAAACTCGGTTGTTTGACCAGTTTAACAGAAATTACCAATTAGCCTGCAACCAAGTAGCAAAAATCGATGCCTGCTTTCCGCCTGTCATGGAGATGAGCGTGGCAATTGGTTCAGTGATCCTTTTGGCCACTGGCGCTCCGGAAGTCATGAAGGGCACTGTTTCGATTGGCGCATTTTTTTCCTTTTATCAGTACATTCAGCGCATGATTTGGCCCATGTCGGCCCTCGGCATCGGATTTAATCACGTTCAACAGGGAAAGGCTTCCTTTGCACGAATTGCTGAACTTCTTAGAATAGCAAACGATGTTCCTGATTCCGGACAACATCAATTGGATCAATTTTCAAACTTAGAAATCAGAGATCTTTGCTTTACCTATCCTGGCACAAACCATCCTGCTCTCCGCAATATCTCATTCAAAATTGAAGCCGGCGAGACGATTGGC encodes:
- a CDS encoding UDP-glucose/GDP-mannose dehydrogenase family protein; translation: MEIAIIGTGYVGLVAGVCFADAGHQVTCIDSNREKIATLLEGKLPFFEPGLGDLFHRNYKRMKFVFEVGEASSKAEILFVAVGTPEEEDGSADLSFTFEVLKQICQAPQKPKIVVLKSTVPVGTAQRAQAFCDAHSASAIEIVSNPEFLKQGGAVDDFMNPDRVVIGCRSEEAKITLERLYEPFLKNGNPIMFMDNSSAEMTKYAANSFLALKISFINELALLSDKVGADINQVRRGFSSDSRINPAFFEPGIGYGGSCFPKDLRALLHTGREHKLEMKLLKAADEVNERQKSVLVQRLKHRLEDLNERRIAIWGLSFKPNTDDVRRAPSLSIIEELVRLGASVSAFDPVAMKNAKLACKVFFEAAESAQDAARGSDALLLITEWNEFKSVDLKELRSLLKIPLIFDGRNIFDPTKMKKLGIEYYGIGRQSLDH
- a CDS encoding NADH-quinone oxidoreductase subunit I — protein: MSIVRKPGALSHWYIPGIFGGLWLTLKYMIRNLFHKKAMPTINYPEEVYEYSPRFKGNHVLTVKKDGSLRCTACMLCATNCPAQCISIQAAEHEDPTVEKYPVKYEIDILRCVFCGFCEEACPVDAVRMGPEWQTAGLNGSSFIYDIQQLAYRPQLRGGIISRVDDEERHKFGI
- a CDS encoding NAD(P)H-dependent oxidoreductase subunit E; translated protein: MFELSKDGLEFVNKEMKRYETKRSAIIPCLFKIQEENGGWVSPESIAYLAKIMDVPERWVHEVSSFYTMFNQEPVGRFHVQVCCNISCAMNGGRELADHLVKSLNIGDDGMSPDGRYTVTRVECLGSCGTAPMMQVNDDYHENLTPDKAVKILRELE
- the nuoD gene encoding NADH dehydrogenase (quinone) subunit D; protein product: MNIIETLRADLSKKFVENTFEYSYVYGNNVLSLPKGQILSVLEHLKSSGRFDFLMQVAGADFPERKRRFEIVYELFSSKDFSRCRLKTQVGEDESIDSVISIWKCADWFEREIYDMYGVRFAGHPNLRRILVHHQFVGHPLRKDYPADRQQHCTEAMPIHFDNDDRYKDDGRDLVPLNIGPSHPATHGTLRVMAALDGEKVHRAGVELGYLHRCFEKMAETHPYNQVIPFTDRLNYCSAPMNNIGYCKAVEKMMNVEIPPRAQAMRIILAELSRIIDHLVCIGANAVDLGALTGFFHLFTYREKVYTLFEKLCGARLTVALTRIGGMAQDAPEGWFDEVLQFCKEMRKGVDDLDILLTGNKIWIKRTRDVGAITAENAIEWGYTGPCLRAAGVSLDLRKATPYYGYETLDFQIPIGTNGDVYDRYLVRVAEMRESLRIIEQVAKNVPGGDYTVRDRGITLPEKKDVYGNIEGLMNHFMLVIKGLRPPVGEIYDATEAANGELGFWLISDGSANPYRLKVRPPCFAIYQSFVEQVTGGQVADVIAILGSQNLIAGELDR
- a CDS encoding NADH-quinone oxidoreductase subunit B, which encodes MDRELVEATRSFAFTTQIDKIIAWGRRNSLWPMPYGTACCGIELMSVMGPRYDLARFGAEVVRFSPRQADLLLVAGTITEKMAPIISRVYEQMLEPKYVIAMGACASSGGFYRAYHVLQGVDKVVPVDVYVPGCPPTPEAVLDGVMVIQKMISDGAPRPWRDNWVPGSYR
- a CDS encoding S8 family serine peptidase, producing the protein MKAALFSTILWSFTAWASGPTGDYLVQISPELRSQPLRIFSFIPAGTKIEDLGLNNWVRIQTPANSLSGFDIEALRQNPDIVNVQPNYRISLLETFHVKPSSRLQLIRLTAEKFFGGSLLPFPSPETDQDRNEVGASGRIADNPPIPITGSGGAGNDNLYDRQWGMNSMGVVEAWKIKPATQSITVAVIDTGVDYTHEDLVDNIWKNPGETGTDSQGRDKSSNGLDDDNNGYIDDVVGWDFASNDNKPFDLTVPPTDLLFGGGNPGHGTHVAGCVAARSSNGKGVVGVADNNIKIMALRFLTEKGQGTTADAIKAIRYAVDNGALVSNNSWGSEGEDPAESTENKALRDAIAYSESKGSLFIAAAGNGHNGVGYNNDTDSLPGYPASYPDDIIISVAAIDKNDSLGSFSNWGAKSVDIAAPGVAVFSTMVGNKYNDLVIDLFGIKATWDGTSMASPHVAGAAALYWSRNPTKTWKEVKNAILQNTQSVPALGGKVSSGGKLDIRSLMNH
- a CDS encoding ABC transporter ATP-binding protein, translating into MKQKLNSQLVVAMHGDHLQTSEQTQRPLSPSEREADEHLLLNRPFFYYFSKNWRVFSLGLVTLFFTNLFDALPPYIIGLAIDQISQQAGWQTLARTVAFLVATALFLALFRYLWRVFWGKFHHGVAEDLRNRAFDKFLDLGPSFYQRRSVGDLMSLITNDVNSFRMAIGPGTLVIADALFILLIVPPLMMSLSVSWTWKTLILMPIVPPLVARILKLIYENFSQQQERFAAMSGAAQEIVSGIRVIKSYAQEINQTRLFDQFNRNYQLACNQVAKIDACFPPVMEMSVAIGSVILLATGAPEVMKGTVSIGAFFSFYQYIQRMIWPMSALGIGFNHVQQGKASFARIAELLRIANDVPDSGQHQLDQFSNLEIRDLCFTYPGTNHPALRNISFKIEAGETIGIVGETGAGKSTLVDLLCRLYPVSPNSILYNGISIEQLRKISLRRTVSIVPQDPFLFSKPIQDNMALARQEWSMDEIHTLSQLVNIAEEINEIPEKYEAYLGERGVNLSGGQKQRLTIARALMADSPLLIFDDSLSAVDAKTEKNILENLRQRVERDNLSITLLIVSHRVSSLQWADRIVVLNGGEMEAIGTHQELLLKSPTYLRFVTLQSENGGSNEC